The proteins below are encoded in one region of Streptomyces sp. NBC_00490:
- a CDS encoding VOC family protein, whose translation MTLRTGHIGLNVTELDRSLAFYRDVLGFALIGEGKEEGRRYAFLGDGESLVLTLWQQAGTGFEGDRAGLHHLAFEADSIERVREYEQALRAYGVDFAYEGVVAHREGAASGGIFFHDPDGTRLEISVPSGAQGAPAPVESAPTCGFF comes from the coding sequence ATGACCTTGCGCACCGGCCACATCGGTCTGAACGTCACCGAGCTCGACCGCTCCCTCGCCTTCTACCGCGACGTCCTGGGCTTCGCCCTGATCGGCGAGGGAAAGGAGGAGGGCCGGCGGTACGCCTTCCTGGGCGACGGCGAGAGCCTCGTCCTCACGCTCTGGCAGCAGGCCGGAACGGGCTTCGAGGGCGACCGCGCCGGACTGCACCACCTCGCCTTCGAGGCGGACTCGATCGAACGGGTCAGGGAGTACGAGCAGGCACTGCGGGCCTACGGAGTGGACTTCGCCTACGAAGGGGTCGTCGCCCATCGCGAGGGCGCGGCCTCGGGCGGCATCTTCTTCCACGACCCGGACGGCACCCGCCTGGAGATCTCCGTGCCGAGCGGCGCACAGGGCGCCCCTGCACCGGTTGAGTCGGCTCCCACCTGCGGTTTCTTCTAG
- a CDS encoding serine hydrolase domain-containing protein: MTVRTTLVAATAVALSLALAGPAFAAAPAGGDHERTREAIEAAVKDGVPGVTATARTGHDVWATTAGVGNLKTDQPRSVHDRYRVGSITKTFVSTVLLQLEAEGRLSLDDKVEKWLPGTVRGNGHDGRRITLRRLLNHTSGIFDYTADDGFVRTYFLKDGFFEHRYDTKAPADLVALAMTHKPDFAPGTSWNYSNTNYVLAGMVIEKVTGRPYGDEVRRRIVKPLSLDATSVPGTRVTVPGPSSRAYSKLAETATGPTYDVTKLNPSLASSAGEMISDSSDLNRFYSALLRGKLLPPKQLKEMKTTVPVEVIPNAGYGLGLIDRKLSCGVHVWGHGGGIHGSTSEAVTTTDGRHSLALNFNGDWSGDTDAVIEAEFCGKRS; the protein is encoded by the coding sequence ATGACCGTACGGACGACTCTCGTGGCGGCGACGGCCGTGGCGCTGTCACTGGCCCTGGCGGGCCCCGCGTTCGCGGCCGCGCCCGCCGGAGGTGACCACGAGAGGACCCGCGAGGCGATCGAGGCCGCCGTGAAGGACGGCGTACCCGGGGTGACGGCGACGGCGAGGACCGGACACGATGTCTGGGCCACGACCGCCGGGGTGGGCAACCTCAAAACGGACCAGCCGCGTTCGGTCCACGACCGCTACCGCGTCGGCAGCATCACCAAGACCTTCGTCTCGACGGTCCTGCTGCAACTGGAGGCGGAGGGCCGGCTGTCGCTGGACGACAAGGTGGAGAAATGGCTGCCGGGTACGGTCCGGGGCAACGGCCACGACGGCCGCCGCATCACCCTGCGCCGGCTCCTCAACCACACCAGCGGCATCTTCGACTACACCGCCGACGACGGTTTCGTCAGGACGTACTTCCTCAAGGACGGCTTCTTCGAGCATCGCTACGACACGAAGGCGCCGGCGGACCTGGTGGCCCTCGCGATGACCCACAAGCCGGACTTCGCGCCGGGCACGTCCTGGAACTACTCCAACACCAACTACGTCCTGGCGGGCATGGTGATCGAGAAGGTCACGGGCAGGCCGTACGGGGACGAGGTCCGCCGGCGGATCGTCAAGCCCCTGTCCCTGGACGCCACCTCCGTCCCCGGCACCCGGGTCACCGTCCCGGGACCCAGCAGCCGCGCCTACTCCAAGCTCGCCGAGACGGCGACGGGACCGACGTACGACGTCACGAAGCTGAACCCCTCGCTCGCCTCCTCGGCGGGTGAGATGATCTCGGACTCCTCCGACCTGAACCGCTTCTACTCCGCGCTGCTGCGGGGCAAGCTGCTCCCGCCGAAGCAGCTGAAGGAGATGAAGACGACCGTGCCGGTCGAGGTCATCCCGAACGCCGGCTACGGCCTCGGCCTCATCGACCGCAAGCTGTCCTGCGGCGTCCACGTCTGGGGCCACGGCGGCGGCATCCACGGCTCGACCTCGGAGGCGGTGACCACGACGGACGGCCGCCACTCGCTCGCCCTCAACTTCAACGGGGACTGGTCGGGCGACACCGACGCCGTGATCGAGGCGGAGTTCTGCGGCAAGCGGAGCTGA
- a CDS encoding pyridoxamine 5'-phosphate oxidase family protein — MDVYHAGSRTVQDRVGVREQADHVGRAIGEGIKPVAAAFLELQPLLVLGAADPSAGRVWASPLSGTPGFVRATGPHRMSVAGGVPETDPLATALATPGTPVGTIALDPRTRRRMRLNGRLRPTARGFAVEAEKVFANCPKYLQRRESYEVVGDRRPGVAVRGGELGPEQAEFISAADTFFMATVHSGTAAEVSHRGGNPGFVHVDSPRELSWRDYPGNSMFLTLGNLAADPRAGLLFLDWTSGTTLQLTGEAHTEFGTERRVRFTVTEVVQTPSAVPLRWSAPAYSPANPEPAG, encoded by the coding sequence ATGGACGTCTATCACGCGGGCTCGCGGACCGTGCAGGACCGGGTCGGGGTGCGGGAGCAGGCGGACCACGTGGGGCGGGCGATCGGCGAGGGCATCAAGCCGGTCGCGGCGGCCTTCCTCGAACTCCAGCCGCTCCTGGTCCTGGGCGCCGCCGACCCGTCGGCGGGCCGGGTCTGGGCGTCGCCGCTCTCCGGGACACCGGGGTTCGTCCGGGCCACCGGACCGCACCGGATGTCGGTGGCCGGCGGGGTCCCGGAGACCGACCCGCTCGCCACCGCCCTCGCCACCCCCGGCACGCCCGTCGGCACGATCGCCCTCGACCCCCGCACCCGCCGCCGTATGCGCCTGAACGGCCGACTCCGGCCGACGGCACGGGGGTTCGCGGTGGAGGCGGAGAAGGTGTTCGCCAACTGCCCGAAATACCTGCAGAGGAGAGAGTCGTACGAGGTGGTGGGCGACCGGCGACCGGGAGTTGCGGTAAGGGGCGGTGAACTGGGGCCGGAGCAGGCAGAGTTCATTTCGGCGGCCGACACGTTCTTCATGGCGACCGTGCACTCCGGCACCGCTGCCGAGGTCAGCCATCGGGGCGGCAACCCCGGCTTCGTGCACGTCGATTCACCCCGTGAGCTGAGCTGGCGGGACTACCCGGGCAACTCCATGTTCCTCACCCTGGGGAACCTCGCGGCCGACCCGAGGGCCGGGCTGCTGTTCCTGGACTGGACGAGCGGGACGACACTGCAGCTGACGGGCGAGGCGCACACGGAGTTCGGGACGGAACGCCGGGTGCGGTTCACGGTGACCGAGGTGGTGCAGACGCCCTCGGCGGTGCCGCTGCGCTGGTCGGCGCCCGCATACTCGCCCGCGAATCCGGAGCCGGCGGGCTAA
- the pepN gene encoding aminopeptidase N produces the protein MPGENLSRDEARERAALLSVDGYDVSLDVRSAVGGGDEAPRTFRSVTTIRFRCSEPGASSFADLIAPSVTAVSLNGKDLDPSEVFDGSRITLEDLAADNELVVDAQCAYSRTGEGLHRFVDPEDGEVYLYTQYEPADSRRVFANFEQPDLKAPFRFEVRAPEAWTVWSNGVGERSEGVWRFAETKPISTYITCVVAGPYHYVTDSYSRDLGDGTTLEIPLGALCRKGLAKHFDADDVFLITKQGLDFFHEHFDYPYPFGKYDQAFVPEYNLGAMENPGLVTFREEYIFRGKVTQASYEARANVILHEMAHMWFGDLVTMVWWDDLWLKESFADFMGTFANVGATRFENAWITFANRRKAWAYRADQLPSTHPITADIRDLQDAKLNFDGITYAKGASVLKQLVAYVGQDAFLEGARRYFKRNAYGNTRLGDLLSVLEETSGRDMAAWSRSWLQTAGVNSLTPQVLLNPEGLVDELAVVQEAAESHPELRPHRVAVGLYRKGADGAVERYARVEVDVDGPRTVVPELAGAQAPELVLVNDDDLTYCKTRFDTGSLETLKGHLGDLTDPLARALCWSALWNMTRDALLPARDFVDLVLRFAGRESDIGVLQMLHAWANSSLVNYVTPEWAATGERLVAEGALKELRLAEPGSEHQLAWARFFATVASGAADLQLLQGLLEGTAKIEGLEVDQELRWAFLEPLAAHGVADESALAAELARDDTASGKRHQIRCLAARPSAAVKAQAWAQVVESDALSNALVGATISGWNQSSQRELLAPYAAKYFEVIERVWTDRSIQIGMDVVGGLFPSLQQSRATVEATDAWLAAHEEAAPALRRLVLEARDDLARALRGQECDATAG, from the coding sequence GTGCCCGGTGAGAATCTGTCCCGCGACGAGGCCCGGGAGCGGGCCGCCCTGCTGTCCGTCGACGGGTACGACGTGTCCCTCGACGTCCGCTCCGCCGTGGGCGGCGGGGACGAGGCGCCGCGCACCTTCCGGTCCGTGACCACGATCCGCTTCCGGTGCAGCGAGCCCGGCGCGTCCAGCTTCGCGGATCTGATCGCGCCGAGTGTGACGGCCGTCTCACTCAACGGCAAGGACCTGGACCCGAGCGAGGTCTTCGACGGCTCCCGGATCACCCTGGAGGACCTGGCCGCCGACAACGAGCTGGTCGTCGACGCCCAGTGCGCCTACTCCCGCACCGGCGAGGGCCTGCACCGCTTCGTCGACCCCGAGGACGGAGAGGTCTACCTCTACACCCAGTACGAGCCGGCCGATTCCCGCCGCGTCTTCGCCAACTTCGAGCAGCCGGACCTCAAGGCCCCGTTCCGCTTCGAGGTGCGGGCGCCGGAGGCCTGGACGGTGTGGAGCAACGGCGTCGGGGAACGGTCCGAGGGCGTGTGGCGCTTCGCGGAGACGAAGCCGATCTCGACGTACATCACCTGTGTCGTGGCGGGCCCGTACCACTACGTGACGGACTCCTACTCCCGCGATCTGGGCGACGGCACGACGCTGGAGATCCCCCTCGGCGCCCTGTGCCGCAAGGGACTGGCGAAGCACTTCGACGCCGACGACGTCTTCCTGATCACCAAGCAGGGCCTGGACTTCTTCCACGAGCACTTCGACTACCCGTACCCCTTCGGGAAGTACGACCAGGCCTTCGTGCCCGAGTACAACCTGGGCGCGATGGAGAACCCGGGCCTGGTGACCTTCCGCGAGGAGTACATCTTCCGCGGCAAGGTGACGCAGGCGTCCTACGAGGCGCGGGCCAACGTCATCCTGCACGAGATGGCCCACATGTGGTTCGGCGACCTCGTCACCATGGTGTGGTGGGACGACCTGTGGCTGAAGGAGTCCTTCGCGGACTTCATGGGCACGTTCGCCAACGTCGGCGCGACCCGCTTCGAGAACGCCTGGATCACCTTCGCCAACCGCCGCAAGGCCTGGGCGTACCGCGCCGACCAGCTGCCGTCGACGCACCCGATCACGGCCGACATCCGCGACCTCCAGGACGCCAAGCTCAACTTCGACGGCATCACGTACGCGAAGGGCGCCTCCGTGCTGAAGCAGCTCGTGGCGTACGTCGGCCAGGACGCGTTCCTCGAGGGCGCGCGGCGCTACTTCAAGCGCAACGCGTACGGCAACACCCGCCTCGGTGACCTGCTGTCGGTGCTGGAGGAGACCAGCGGCCGGGACATGGCGGCCTGGTCGCGGTCGTGGCTCCAGACGGCCGGGGTGAACTCCCTGACCCCGCAGGTGCTGTTGAACCCCGAGGGCCTGGTGGACGAGCTCGCCGTGGTCCAGGAGGCCGCCGAGTCCCACCCCGAACTGCGCCCGCACCGGGTGGCGGTGGGCCTGTACCGCAAGGGCGCGGACGGGGCGGTCGAGCGGTACGCGCGCGTGGAGGTGGACGTCGACGGGCCGAGGACGGTCGTGCCGGAGCTGGCGGGCGCGCAGGCGCCGGAGCTCGTCCTGGTCAACGACGACGACCTGACGTACTGCAAGACGCGGTTCGACACGGGCTCCCTGGAGACCCTCAAGGGTCATCTGGGGGACCTCACCGACCCGCTGGCCCGCGCCCTGTGCTGGTCGGCGCTGTGGAACATGACGAGGGACGCTCTGCTGCCCGCCCGGGACTTCGTGGACCTGGTGCTGCGGTTCGCGGGCCGGGAGTCGGACATCGGTGTGCTGCAGATGCTGCACGCGTGGGCGAACTCCTCGCTGGTCAACTACGTGACCCCCGAGTGGGCTGCGACGGGCGAGCGGCTGGTGGCCGAGGGCGCGCTGAAGGAGCTGCGGCTGGCGGAGCCGGGCAGCGAGCACCAGCTGGCGTGGGCGCGGTTCTTCGCGACGGTGGCGTCGGGTGCGGCGGATCTCCAGCTGCTCCAGGGTCTGCTGGAGGGAACGGCGAAGATCGAGGGCCTGGAGGTGGACCAGGAGCTGCGCTGGGCGTTCCTGGAGCCGCTGGCCGCGCACGGGGTGGCGGACGAGTCGGCGCTCGCGGCGGAACTGGCCCGCGACGACACCGCGTCGGGCAAGCGCCATCAGATCCGCTGTCTGGCGGCCCGCCCGTCGGCGGCGGTCAAGGCGCAGGCGTGGGCACAGGTGGTGGAGTCCGACGCCCTCTCGAACGCGCTGGTCGGGGCGACGATCTCGGGCTGGAACCAGTCCTCGCAGCGGGAGTTGCTGGCGCCGTACGCGGCGAAGTACTTCGAGGTGATCGAGCGGGTGTGGACGGACCGCTCGATCCAGATCGGCATGGACGTGGTCGGCGGCCTGTTCCCCTCGCTCCAGCAGTCGCGGGCGACGGTGGAGGCGACGGACGCGTGGCTGGCGGCGCACGAGGAGGCCGCACCGGCCCTTCGCCGGCTGGTGCTGGAGGCGCGGGACGACCTGGCACGGGCGTTGCGCGGACAGGAGTGCGACGCGACGGCGGGCTGA
- a CDS encoding NUDIX hydrolase gives MRKKLRVAAYAICVRDGKLLLARWIDGAGRPEWILPGGGMEHGEDPYDTVLREVDEETGYTIEITGLLGVDTRRHTHTRRFGRVVDHQALRLVYEGRVTGGELRNEIGGSTDMAAWHDLDAVTDLNRVPLVDIGLRLWRERPAAGRAV, from the coding sequence ATGCGGAAGAAGCTGAGGGTGGCGGCCTACGCCATATGTGTCCGGGACGGCAAGCTCCTGCTCGCCCGCTGGATCGACGGCGCCGGCAGGCCGGAGTGGATCCTGCCGGGCGGCGGGATGGAACACGGGGAGGATCCGTACGACACCGTCCTGCGGGAGGTGGACGAGGAGACGGGCTACACCATCGAGATCACCGGACTCCTGGGCGTGGACACCCGCCGCCACACCCACACCCGCCGCTTCGGCCGGGTCGTCGACCACCAGGCGCTCCGGCTCGTCTACGAGGGCCGGGTCACCGGCGGTGAGCTACGCAACGAGATCGGCGGCTCCACCGACATGGCCGCCTGGCACGACCTGGACGCGGTGACCGACCTGAACCGGGTGCCCCTGGTCGACATCGGGCTGCGGCTGTGGCGCGAGCGGCCGGCGGCGGGGCGGGCGGTCTAG
- a CDS encoding CGNR zinc finger domain-containing protein, whose amino-acid sequence MSADPRPLTGEPLALDLLNTRWMREGAVQDLLTDTDGLTVWLGANALDGRFEADAPTLRHVLQARDALYKAVHEGAAAPLDAVLEHGRIRVTLTAEGPGEVPEFRDPTWGPAWLAARDYLELVGTAPDRIRGCAHEACILHFFDTSRNGTRRWCSMAACGNRAKASRHYARTKES is encoded by the coding sequence ATGTCCGCCGACCCCCGTCCCCTCACCGGCGAGCCCCTCGCGCTCGACCTGCTCAACACGCGGTGGATGCGGGAGGGGGCCGTACAGGACCTGCTGACCGACACCGACGGGCTGACCGTCTGGCTCGGCGCCAACGCGCTCGACGGGCGGTTCGAGGCGGACGCGCCCACCCTGCGGCATGTGCTGCAGGCGCGGGACGCGCTGTACAAGGCCGTCCACGAAGGCGCCGCGGCACCCCTGGACGCCGTCCTCGAGCACGGCCGGATCCGGGTCACCCTCACCGCGGAAGGACCCGGCGAGGTTCCGGAGTTCCGCGACCCCACCTGGGGGCCCGCCTGGCTCGCCGCGCGCGACTACCTGGAGCTCGTCGGCACCGCGCCCGACCGGATCCGCGGCTGCGCCCACGAGGCGTGCATCCTGCACTTCTTCGACACCTCGCGGAACGGCACCCGCCGCTGGTGCTCGATGGCGGCCTGCGGAAACCGGGCGAAGGCGTCGCGGCACTACGCGCGTACCAAGGAAAGTTGA
- a CDS encoding TIGR03767 family metallophosphoesterase: MSRTRSVVTSALAVNRRTVLAATGAAAVSAGVGYALRPTDSQAATTTGTAAQGAPVAQSRQAPAVPLAPYTRGTTVATVAAARTASGFRRLGDGPGWARVVRSELAAPKAGRAGRRTALAAFVQLTDLHLIDAQHPLRLEYLRSADVHAWRPQEALTVHGAIALVERINALRGAPVTGTPLHFAMTTGDNTDNNAKSELEWFLKVMSGGRITANTGDPRQYEGVQNSGIKQYWQPDTTARDADKQRGFPHLDGFLAAAIRELNSPGLNLPWYSTVGNHDSMPLGCYASHGDSWLTEYAVGGKKLMSLSAGEAKKLQDAIKKAKDPRGVGFRDLLKAHARDMRSVTPDERRAPFTPREYVRAHLDPAYRGLGPVGHGYSTANLDAGTQYYSFRIAEDVIGISLDTTDAGGHYEGSVGTAQMKWLDKTLKDNKDSYAVVFSHHTSKSMDNTRPDPARPGERRHTGAEVVTLLGRHRNVLAWVNGHIHRNEITPHAVGNGRSFWEISTASHVDYPQLARVVELVDNKDGTISLFTTCVESSAPHRTDFADLSQTGLSALYRELSYNAPGGRTDLAGTTGDRNTELVLKKG; the protein is encoded by the coding sequence ATGTCGCGCACACGCTCTGTCGTCACCTCCGCCCTGGCGGTCAACCGCCGTACCGTCCTCGCAGCCACCGGCGCCGCGGCCGTCTCCGCAGGGGTCGGTTACGCCCTGCGGCCCACCGACAGCCAGGCCGCCACCACCACCGGCACCGCCGCACAGGGGGCGCCCGTCGCCCAGTCCCGGCAGGCCCCCGCCGTCCCGCTCGCCCCGTACACCCGGGGCACGACCGTCGCCACCGTCGCCGCCGCCCGTACCGCCTCCGGCTTTCGCCGCCTCGGTGACGGTCCCGGCTGGGCGCGAGTGGTGCGCAGTGAGCTCGCCGCACCGAAGGCGGGCCGCGCGGGCCGGCGTACCGCGCTCGCCGCGTTCGTCCAGCTCACCGATCTGCACCTGATCGACGCCCAGCACCCGCTGCGCCTGGAGTACCTCCGCTCGGCCGACGTGCACGCCTGGCGGCCCCAGGAGGCGCTGACCGTGCACGGGGCGATTGCGCTCGTGGAGCGGATCAACGCACTGCGCGGCGCCCCCGTCACCGGCACGCCGCTGCACTTCGCCATGACCACCGGTGACAACACGGACAACAACGCCAAGTCCGAGCTGGAGTGGTTCCTGAAGGTCATGAGCGGTGGCCGCATCACCGCCAACACGGGGGACCCGCGGCAGTACGAGGGTGTCCAGAACAGCGGGATCAAGCAGTACTGGCAGCCCGACACCACCGCCCGCGACGCCGACAAGCAGCGCGGCTTCCCGCACCTCGACGGCTTCCTCGCCGCCGCGATCCGCGAGCTGAACAGCCCCGGCCTGAACCTCCCCTGGTACTCCACGGTCGGCAACCACGACTCCATGCCCCTGGGCTGCTACGCCTCCCACGGCGACTCCTGGCTCACCGAGTACGCCGTCGGCGGCAAGAAGCTGATGAGCCTGTCCGCCGGCGAGGCCAAGAAGCTCCAGGACGCCATCAAGAAGGCCAAGGACCCGAGAGGCGTCGGCTTCCGCGACCTCCTCAAGGCGCACGCCCGTGACATGCGTTCGGTGACCCCGGACGAGCGGCGGGCACCGTTCACCCCCCGCGAGTACGTGCGGGCCCACCTGGACCCGGCCTACCGCGGTCTCGGCCCGGTCGGCCACGGCTACTCCACCGCCAACCTCGACGCGGGCACCCAGTACTACTCCTTCCGCATCGCCGAGGACGTCATCGGCATCAGCCTCGACACCACCGACGCGGGCGGCCACTACGAGGGGTCCGTCGGGACGGCCCAGATGAAGTGGCTGGACAAGACGCTCAAGGACAACAAGGACTCGTACGCCGTCGTCTTCAGCCACCACACCAGCAAGTCCATGGACAACACCCGCCCCGACCCGGCCCGACCCGGCGAGCGCCGCCACACCGGTGCGGAGGTCGTCACCCTGCTCGGCCGCCACCGCAACGTCCTGGCCTGGGTGAACGGCCACATCCACCGCAACGAGATCACCCCGCACGCCGTCGGCAACGGCCGTTCCTTCTGGGAGATCTCCACCGCCTCCCACGTCGACTACCCCCAACTCGCCCGCGTCGTCGAGCTGGTGGACAACAAGGACGGCACGATCTCCCTCTTCACCACCTGCGTCGAGTCCTCGGCCCCGCACCGCACGGACTTCGCCGACCTCTCCCAGACCGGCCTGTCGGCCCTGTACCGCGAGCTCTCCTACAACGCCCCCGGCGGCCGCACGGACCTGGCGGGCACGACGGGCGACCGCAACACCGAGCTGGTGCTGAAGAAGGGCTGA